Proteins encoded together in one Streptomyces umbrinus window:
- a CDS encoding APC family permease, giving the protein MFNVTGLLKRLVIGRARRSEELQGTLLPKRLALPIFASDPLSSVAYATQEILLVLTLGGLAYLHFTPWIAVAVVSLMTVVVLSYRQVVYAYPSGGGSYEVVSTNLGPSAGLVVAASLLVDYVMTVAVSVASGVDNIISAIPQLADYRVPLALAFVAILTAMNLRGTRESGNAFAAPTYLFIGGVLIMVGTGLIRYLLGDAPVAESAKYGVTPEPGDVNLAGPALLMLVLRAFSSGCTALTGVEAISNGVPAFRKPKSQNAAATMVAMGAIAIVMFVGVTTLAIVSKVHITDDSCRLTGLDGNCDSHTQRTVIAQIAAAVFGGENSVGFYFIQAATALVLVLAANTAFNGFPLLSSILAQHRYLPRQLHNRGDRLAFSNGILALAVVAGLLLWGFQANVTNLIHLYILGVFTSFTLSQTGMVRHWNRELRATTDRAPRRRHHSARVINALGAVVTGLVLVIVLATKFLEGAWLAVLAAIVLWVMMRGIRRHYDATSAELAVTDPREELVPPSRVLGIVLVSTLHKPTLRALSYARALRPDRLEALTVSVDRDAALALRERWEEYGIDVPLKVIDSPYREVTRPVVEYVRSLRRESPRDVVAVFIPEYVVGHWWENLLHNQSALWLKSRLLFTPGVMVTSVPWQLSSSARADHPTARAPGSVRRGEPAYTRAREDSDLSRH; this is encoded by the coding sequence GTGTTCAACGTGACGGGTCTGCTGAAACGCCTGGTGATCGGCCGGGCCAGGCGCAGTGAAGAGCTCCAGGGGACACTGCTGCCCAAACGGCTCGCCCTGCCGATCTTCGCCTCCGACCCGCTGTCGTCGGTGGCGTACGCGACGCAGGAGATCCTCCTCGTGCTCACCCTCGGCGGGCTCGCGTACCTGCACTTCACACCGTGGATCGCGGTGGCGGTCGTGTCGCTGATGACGGTGGTGGTGCTCTCGTACCGCCAGGTGGTGTACGCCTACCCGAGCGGCGGTGGCTCGTACGAGGTGGTTTCCACGAACCTCGGCCCGTCGGCCGGTCTGGTGGTGGCGGCCTCGCTGCTCGTCGACTACGTGATGACGGTGGCCGTCTCCGTCGCCTCGGGGGTCGACAACATCATCTCGGCGATCCCCCAACTTGCCGATTACCGCGTCCCGTTGGCGCTGGCCTTCGTGGCGATCCTGACCGCCATGAACCTGCGCGGCACCCGCGAGTCGGGGAACGCCTTCGCGGCGCCGACGTACCTGTTCATCGGCGGCGTACTGATCATGGTCGGGACCGGTCTGATCCGTTATCTGCTCGGTGACGCGCCGGTCGCGGAGAGCGCGAAGTACGGCGTGACGCCGGAGCCCGGGGACGTGAATCTCGCCGGGCCGGCGCTGCTGATGCTGGTCCTGCGCGCGTTCTCGTCCGGCTGTACGGCGCTGACGGGTGTGGAGGCGATCTCCAACGGCGTACCGGCCTTCCGCAAGCCCAAGTCGCAGAACGCGGCGGCCACGATGGTGGCGATGGGAGCCATCGCGATCGTCATGTTCGTCGGTGTCACCACGCTCGCGATCGTCTCCAAGGTGCACATCACCGATGACTCCTGCCGGCTCACCGGCCTGGACGGCAACTGCGACAGTCACACGCAGCGCACGGTCATCGCACAGATCGCGGCCGCCGTGTTCGGCGGTGAGAACAGTGTCGGCTTCTACTTCATCCAGGCGGCCACCGCGCTGGTGCTGGTCCTCGCCGCGAACACCGCGTTCAACGGCTTCCCGCTGCTCTCCTCGATCCTCGCCCAGCACCGCTATCTGCCGCGTCAGCTGCACAACCGCGGCGACCGGCTCGCCTTCTCCAACGGCATCCTGGCGCTCGCGGTCGTCGCCGGTCTGCTGCTGTGGGGGTTCCAGGCGAACGTCACGAACCTCATCCACCTCTACATCCTGGGCGTGTTCACCTCGTTCACGCTGTCGCAGACGGGCATGGTCCGGCACTGGAACCGTGAGCTGCGTGCCACGACCGACCGGGCGCCGCGCCGACGCCACCACTCGGCGCGCGTGATCAACGCGCTGGGCGCGGTGGTCACCGGCCTCGTCCTGGTGATCGTGCTCGCCACGAAGTTCCTGGAGGGCGCATGGCTGGCGGTGCTCGCCGCGATCGTGCTGTGGGTGATGATGCGGGGCATCCGCCGGCACTACGACGCCACCTCCGCGGAACTCGCCGTGACGGACCCGCGCGAGGAACTCGTCCCGCCATCAAGGGTGTTGGGCATCGTGCTGGTCTCGACACTGCACAAGCCGACGCTGCGGGCACTGTCGTACGCGCGCGCCCTCCGGCCCGACCGGCTGGAGGCGCTGACGGTGTCGGTGGACCGCGATGCGGCCCTCGCGCTGCGGGAGCGCTGGGAGGAGTACGGCATCGACGTGCCCCTCAAGGTCATCGACTCGCCCTATCGCGAGGTGACCCGGCCGGTGGTCGAGTATGTGCGCTCGCTGCGGCGTGAGAGCCCGCGGGACGTCGTGGCGGTGTTCATCCCCGAGTACGTCGTCGGCCACTGGTGGGAGAACCTGCTGCACAACCAGTCCGCCCTCTGGCTGAAGAGCCGTCTGCTGTTCACGCCCGGCGTGATGGTCACCAGCGTTCCCTGGCAGCTGAGCTCCTCGGCACGCGCCGACCATCCCACCGCCCGGGCACCGGGCTCGGTCCGCCGCGGCGAGCCCGCCTACACGAGGGCGCGCGAGGACAGCGACCTGAGCAGGCACTGA
- a CDS encoding VOC family protein, giving the protein MASRLNPYISFDGDARQALEFYKEILGGTLALNTFGESGMADSPEADKIMHGMLETPSGFTLMGADTPPGMKYTPGGNFSVSLSGDDEAELRGYWEKLSADGTVAVPLEKQMWGDVFGMCTDRFGIPWMVNISETQA; this is encoded by the coding sequence ATGGCCTCGCGCCTCAATCCGTACATCAGCTTCGACGGTGACGCCCGGCAGGCGTTGGAGTTCTACAAGGAGATCCTCGGCGGCACACTGGCGCTCAACACCTTCGGGGAGTCCGGTATGGCGGACAGCCCCGAAGCGGACAAGATCATGCACGGCATGCTGGAGACCCCGAGCGGGTTCACGCTGATGGGCGCCGACACCCCGCCGGGCATGAAGTACACCCCGGGCGGCAACTTCTCGGTGAGCCTCAGCGGTGACGACGAAGCCGAACTGCGTGGCTACTGGGAGAAGCTGTCCGCCGACGGCACGGTGGCCGTCCCGCTCGAGAAGCAGATGTGGGGCGACGTGTTCGGCATGTGTACGGACCGGTTCGGTATCCCCTGGATGGTCAACATCAGCGAGACACAGGCCTGA
- a CDS encoding alpha-amylase family glycosyl hydrolase produces the protein MNSFRPAPAWLADAVFYQIYPQSFADSNGDGIGDFDGIAERLDHLAWLGVNTVWLNPCFVSPFGDAGYDVADYLNVAPRYGSNDDLAKLVDRAGRRGIRVLLDLVAGHTSAEHPWFRASANDPDDHRYIWAPEGQSGVTPEGFVASPGSRPGAYLPNFFDFQPALNFGYASENSAEPWRQPVDAEGPRANREALRTVMDHWLSLGLSGFRVDMAASLVKDDPDKAETSRIWTELRHWLDRTHPDAVLLSEWGEPEVSVPAGFHTDFFLHFGGPTDGLALRSLWSNGTGTVNDTWDPLDCFFDPSGQGSPRPFVEAWQRASSALGDSGFISLPTANHDFSRLNCGPRTAEQLPAAFAFQLTWPTLPAIYYGDEIGMRYIPDLPDTEGSVLGPRYNRAGSRTPMQWDDGPNAGFSTSDHPYLPVDPAPDRPTVAAQRADDTSLLHLVRRLIALRTTTPELGAGGSVEVLHAGYPFVYVRGGRYLVVVNPQQGQASHRLDGIRPGRALEASGVGTDGDTVTAQGFGFGIFDVLG, from the coding sequence ATGAACTCCTTCCGTCCCGCGCCCGCCTGGCTGGCCGATGCCGTGTTCTACCAGATCTATCCGCAGTCGTTCGCGGACTCGAACGGCGACGGGATCGGTGACTTCGACGGCATCGCCGAGCGTCTCGACCATCTGGCCTGGCTGGGGGTGAACACGGTCTGGCTGAACCCGTGCTTCGTCTCGCCGTTCGGTGACGCGGGGTACGACGTCGCCGACTATCTGAACGTGGCTCCGCGCTACGGATCCAACGACGACCTGGCGAAGCTCGTCGACCGGGCGGGCCGCCGCGGCATCCGCGTACTCCTCGACCTGGTCGCCGGACACACCTCCGCCGAGCACCCGTGGTTCAGGGCCTCGGCGAACGATCCGGACGACCATCGCTACATCTGGGCGCCGGAGGGCCAGTCAGGGGTCACGCCGGAGGGCTTCGTGGCCTCGCCGGGGAGTCGGCCTGGCGCGTATCTGCCGAACTTCTTCGACTTCCAGCCGGCCCTCAACTTCGGTTACGCAAGCGAGAATTCGGCCGAGCCGTGGCGGCAGCCGGTGGACGCGGAGGGTCCGCGCGCCAACCGGGAAGCCCTGCGCACGGTCATGGACCACTGGCTGAGCCTCGGCCTCTCGGGCTTCCGTGTCGACATGGCCGCCTCGCTCGTCAAGGACGACCCGGACAAGGCGGAGACGAGCAGGATCTGGACGGAACTGCGCCACTGGCTGGACCGCACGCACCCGGACGCGGTGCTGCTCTCCGAGTGGGGCGAACCCGAAGTCTCGGTGCCGGCGGGGTTCCACACGGACTTCTTCCTCCACTTCGGCGGCCCCACCGACGGCCTGGCGCTGCGCTCGCTGTGGAGCAACGGCACCGGCACCGTCAATGACACCTGGGACCCGCTCGATTGCTTCTTCGACCCGAGCGGCCAGGGCTCGCCCCGCCCCTTCGTCGAGGCCTGGCAGCGGGCTTCGTCAGCCCTGGGTGACAGCGGCTTCATCTCCCTGCCCACCGCCAACCACGACTTCTCGCGCCTCAACTGCGGCCCCCGCACGGCCGAACAACTCCCCGCCGCCTTCGCCTTCCAGCTCACCTGGCCCACGCTCCCCGCCATCTACTACGGCGACGAGATCGGTATGCGCTACATCCCGGACCTCCCCGACACCGAGGGCAGCGTGCTCGGCCCGCGCTACAACCGGGCGGGCTCCCGCACTCCCATGCAGTGGGACGACGGCCCCAACGCGGGCTTCTCGACGTCCGACCACCCCTACCTCCCGGTCGACCCCGCCCCGGACCGCCCCACCGTCGCCGCCCAGCGCGCCGACGACACGTCCCTCCTCCATCTCGTACGCCGTCTCATCGCTCTCCGCACGACGACCCCGGAACTCGGGGCGGGCGGCTCAGTGGAGGTCCTGCACGCCGGATACCCGTTCGTGTACGTACGCGGCGGACGGTATCTCGTGGTCGTGAACCCCCAGCAGGGGCAGGCGAGTCACCGCCTCGACGGCATCCGGCCCGGCCGAGCCCTGGAGGCGTCCGGTGTCGGCACCGACGGTGACACCGTCACGGCTCAGGGCTTCGGGTTCGGGATCTTCGACGTGCTCGGGTAG
- the corA gene encoding magnesium/cobalt transporter CorA yields the protein MISNLSRAVRRAYRHTVDLSHPARSPLGSAVVNCVVYREGGRQPGDWAPAEAIRRARKGRGGFVWIGLHEPTDEEFAGLAKLFGLHPLAVEDAVHAHQRPKVERYDDTLFAVFKTVRYVEHEQLTATSEVVDTGELMVFIGRDFVITIRHGSHGSLGPLREALESLPEQLTKGPSAVLHAIADHVVDDYLEVTDAVQNDIEAVETAVFAEHTARGDAGQIYQLKRELLELKRAVVPLARPLQILAHEPPAALSPDIQPYFRDVADHLARVTEQINAFDGLLDSILQAHLAQVTVAQNEDMRKITAWAAIVAVPTMICGLYGMNFDHMPELRWTYGYPLVLGVIATLCFVIHRGFRRNGWL from the coding sequence ATGATCAGCAACCTGAGCAGAGCGGTGCGCCGCGCCTACCGCCACACCGTGGACCTCAGCCATCCCGCCCGTTCCCCGCTCGGCAGCGCGGTGGTGAACTGCGTGGTCTACCGCGAGGGCGGACGGCAGCCCGGCGACTGGGCACCGGCCGAGGCCATCAGGCGGGCCCGCAAGGGCAGGGGCGGCTTCGTCTGGATCGGACTGCACGAGCCCACGGACGAGGAGTTCGCGGGCCTCGCCAAGCTCTTCGGCCTCCATCCGCTGGCCGTCGAGGACGCCGTGCACGCCCATCAGCGGCCGAAGGTCGAGCGGTACGACGACACGCTGTTCGCCGTCTTCAAGACCGTGCGCTACGTCGAGCACGAGCAGCTCACCGCGACGAGCGAGGTGGTGGACACCGGCGAGCTGATGGTCTTCATCGGCCGCGACTTCGTGATCACCATCCGGCATGGCAGTCACGGCTCCCTCGGCCCGCTCCGCGAAGCCCTGGAGAGCCTGCCTGAGCAGCTCACGAAGGGGCCCTCCGCCGTCCTGCACGCCATCGCGGACCATGTGGTCGACGACTACTTGGAGGTCACGGACGCCGTACAGAACGACATAGAGGCCGTCGAGACCGCCGTCTTCGCCGAGCACACCGCACGCGGTGACGCCGGCCAGATCTACCAGCTCAAGCGGGAACTCCTGGAGCTCAAACGGGCCGTGGTCCCGTTGGCCCGCCCTCTGCAGATCCTCGCCCACGAGCCGCCGGCGGCCCTCTCCCCGGACATCCAGCCGTACTTCCGCGACGTCGCCGACCATCTCGCCCGCGTCACCGAGCAGATCAACGCCTTCGACGGGCTGCTCGACTCGATCCTCCAGGCCCACCTCGCGCAGGTCACGGTCGCCCAGAACGAGGACATGCGCAAGATCACGGCCTGGGCCGCCATCGTCGCCGTCCCCACCATGATCTGCGGTCTCTACGGCATGAACTTCGACCACATGCCCGAACTGCGCTGGACGTACGGCTACCCCCTGGTCCTCGGCGTCATCGCCACCCTCTGCTTCGTCATCCACCGGGGCTTCAGGCGCAACGGCTGGCTCTGA
- a CDS encoding SAV_915 family protein, translated as MTDLACAEDPEPSERFPAGPLYVPVRPGPAGCSTRLFRTPLGARTAVGFTSSERLTATLGDGQAWIRLAEPVLRALTEPLGVTTVTVDPQFSAPLAGPAPRAWDPRAAEVPRASGANTRAVRAVRTV; from the coding sequence ATGACAGACCTCGCGTGCGCCGAAGACCCCGAGCCCTCAGAACGGTTCCCGGCCGGGCCCCTGTACGTACCCGTCCGGCCGGGACCAGCGGGATGCTCGACCCGGCTGTTCCGCACACCCCTCGGAGCCCGGACAGCCGTCGGCTTCACCAGCAGTGAGCGGCTGACCGCCACCCTCGGCGACGGTCAGGCCTGGATCCGGCTCGCCGAGCCCGTGCTCCGCGCCCTCACCGAACCGCTCGGCGTCACCACAGTCACCGTGGACCCCCAGTTCTCCGCCCCCCTGGCCGGACCAGCGCCCCGCGCATGGGATCCGCGGGCCGCCGAGGTGCCGCGCGCGAGCGGGGCGAACACCCGCGCCGTACGGGCCGTACGGACCGTCTGA
- the lysA gene encoding diaminopimelate decarboxylase, with the protein MTTLHEPAVTPRAADDLSVWPASTARRDRGELAVGGVPLTEIADRFGTPVYVLDEGEVRARCRTYRDAFPEAEVLYAAKAFLCRAMAHWVEEEGLGLDVCSAGELELAVTTGFPPERIVLHGNAKSPHDLASALRLGVGRIVIDSPSEIARLAAAVGPGGHQRVMVRVVPGIGAGGHEKIRTGTDDQKFGLTLTDGYAQHAIARILDQPQLELTGLHCHLGSQITSVKPYLAAVRRMVGLMARLRDAHGVVLPELDLGGGHGIAYRPREEALDLTTLARKVRAGLVESCAAAGLRVPRLLIEPGRAIAGPAGLALYHVLAVKRTAEHTFVAVDGGMSDNPRPALYGVRYAPRLIGRHSTAEPSPVTVVGRHCEAGDILASDVRLPGDVHPGDLLAVPVAGAYHLSMASGYNLVGRPPVVAVDRGHARLLVRRESLEDIRSRDVGL; encoded by the coding sequence ATGACCACTCTGCACGAGCCCGCCGTCACCCCCCGCGCCGCCGACGACCTGTCTGTGTGGCCCGCCTCCACCGCCCGGCGCGACCGGGGAGAGCTCGCCGTCGGCGGCGTACCCCTCACCGAGATCGCCGACCGCTTCGGCACCCCCGTCTACGTACTCGACGAGGGCGAGGTCCGCGCACGCTGCCGCACCTACCGGGACGCCTTCCCCGAGGCCGAAGTCCTCTACGCAGCCAAGGCGTTCCTGTGCCGTGCCATGGCCCACTGGGTCGAGGAGGAGGGCCTCGGCCTGGACGTGTGCTCCGCCGGTGAGCTCGAACTCGCCGTCACCACCGGCTTCCCGCCCGAGCGGATCGTGCTGCACGGCAACGCCAAGTCGCCGCACGACCTGGCGAGCGCGCTGCGCCTGGGCGTCGGTCGCATCGTGATCGACAGTCCGTCGGAGATCGCGCGGCTCGCGGCGGCGGTCGGCCCCGGCGGACACCAGAGGGTGATGGTGCGGGTCGTCCCCGGCATCGGCGCCGGCGGCCACGAAAAGATCCGGACGGGCACGGACGACCAGAAGTTCGGCCTGACCCTCACCGACGGCTACGCCCAGCACGCCATCGCCCGCATCCTCGACCAGCCCCAACTGGAACTCACCGGCCTCCACTGCCACCTGGGCTCGCAGATCACCAGCGTCAAGCCGTATCTCGCGGCCGTACGACGCATGGTGGGGCTGATGGCCCGCCTGCGCGACGCCCACGGTGTCGTACTGCCCGAACTGGACCTGGGAGGCGGCCACGGCATCGCCTACCGGCCGAGGGAGGAGGCGCTCGACCTCACGACGCTGGCCCGCAAGGTGCGCGCCGGACTCGTCGAGAGCTGCGCCGCCGCCGGGCTGCGGGTGCCGCGGCTGCTGATCGAGCCCGGGCGCGCCATCGCCGGACCGGCGGGCCTCGCCCTCTATCACGTGCTCGCGGTGAAGCGGACCGCCGAGCACACCTTCGTGGCGGTGGACGGCGGGATGAGCGACAACCCGCGCCCCGCGCTGTACGGCGTGCGGTACGCGCCCCGGCTGATCGGACGCCACTCCACCGCGGAGCCGTCCCCGGTGACCGTGGTCGGCCGGCACTGCGAGGCGGGCGACATCCTCGCCTCGGACGTGCGGCTGCCCGGTGACGTACACCCGGGCGACCTGCTGGCGGTGCCGGTGGCCGGTGCGTACCACCTCTCCATGGCCTCGGGCTACAACCTGGTCGGACGCCCGCCCGTGGTCGCCGTCGACCGCGGTCACGCCCGGCTCCTCGTCCGCCGGGAGTCGCTGGAGGACATCCGCAGCCGCGACGTCGGCCTGTAG
- a CDS encoding RNA polymerase sigma factor — MNENEGADGIEGADGVEEAVAAAFREEWGQVVATLIRVTGDWDLAEECAQDAFAQALDRWRRDGVPRRPGAWLTTTARNRAMDVLRREAVGAAKLREVAVLARDGGPFDPHDPDFDNDSGVTDDRLRLLFTCCHPALPIEARVALTLRTLAGLTTPEIARAFLVPEATMAQRLVRAKRKIRNAGIPYRVPPAHLLPERTTGVLGVVYLLFNEGYAATSGAELLRTNLCAEAVRLARVLARLMPDEPEVLGLLALLLLHDARRNTRVDAAGDLVTLEDQDRTDWDRAEADEGAALLETALRRGRPGPYQIQAAIAACHVTAATAEETDWADIAALYGELARHVPSDVVRLNRAVAVGMSESPEAGLALVAELEKAGDLAGYHLLPATRADLLRRSGRMSEAAEAYEKALELVENDAERRFLEKRLAECRSA, encoded by the coding sequence GTGAACGAGAACGAAGGGGCGGACGGCATCGAAGGCGCGGACGGCGTCGAGGAGGCCGTCGCCGCCGCCTTCCGTGAGGAATGGGGCCAGGTCGTCGCCACCCTGATCAGGGTGACCGGCGACTGGGACCTCGCCGAGGAGTGCGCGCAGGACGCCTTCGCCCAGGCCCTCGACCGGTGGCGGCGCGACGGAGTACCGCGCCGCCCCGGCGCCTGGCTGACCACGACCGCGCGCAACCGAGCCATGGACGTGCTGCGCCGGGAGGCCGTGGGCGCGGCGAAACTGCGGGAGGTGGCGGTGCTGGCACGGGACGGGGGACCGTTCGACCCGCACGACCCGGACTTCGACAACGACAGCGGGGTCACGGACGACCGACTGCGGTTGCTCTTCACCTGCTGCCATCCCGCGCTGCCCATCGAGGCCCGGGTCGCTCTGACCCTGCGCACCCTCGCGGGCCTCACCACACCCGAGATCGCCCGCGCCTTCCTCGTGCCCGAGGCGACGATGGCGCAACGCCTCGTGCGCGCCAAGCGGAAGATCCGCAACGCCGGGATCCCGTACCGCGTACCGCCCGCGCATCTGCTGCCCGAGCGGACGACCGGCGTGCTGGGAGTGGTGTACCTGCTGTTCAACGAGGGGTACGCGGCCACGTCCGGCGCCGAACTCCTGCGGACGAACCTCTGCGCGGAGGCCGTCCGGCTCGCCCGGGTGCTGGCCCGGCTCATGCCCGACGAGCCCGAGGTCCTCGGCCTGCTCGCGCTCCTCCTGCTGCACGACGCCCGGCGGAACACCCGCGTGGACGCGGCCGGTGACCTGGTCACCCTGGAGGACCAGGACCGTACGGACTGGGACCGGGCGGAGGCCGACGAGGGCGCCGCCCTGCTGGAGACGGCACTGCGACGCGGGCGGCCGGGGCCGTACCAGATCCAGGCAGCCATCGCGGCCTGCCATGTCACCGCGGCCACCGCCGAGGAGACGGACTGGGCCGACATCGCCGCGCTGTACGGGGAGTTGGCACGCCACGTGCCGTCCGACGTGGTCAGGCTGAACCGCGCGGTGGCCGTCGGCATGTCCGAGAGCCCCGAGGCCGGTCTGGCCCTGGTGGCGGAGCTGGAGAAGGCGGGCGATCTGGCGGGATACCACCTGCTGCCGGCCACCCGGGCGGACCTCCTGCGGCGCTCGGGGCGCATGAGCGAGGCGGCCGAGGCGTACGAGAAGGCGCTGGAGCTGGTGGAGAACGACGCCGAGCGGCGATTTCTGGAAAAGCGGCTCGCGGAGTGTCGATCGGCGTAG
- a CDS encoding MFS transporter, whose product MGATTPEARSLTTPGPAPDPRRWRALALLCVAGFMVILDAQIVVLALPSIADGLGFTAAGAQWVMSAYLLSFGGLLLLGGRIADLLGRRRVFMTGTLLFALSSLLCGFAWTAGVLVAARAVQGVSAAVMAPTALSILLNTFEEGTERNKALALWSGSGGFGATAALLIGGPLTDVLGWEWVFFLNVPVALVLLALSPVLLRESRTEARTRSYDPAGALAVTAALLACVYAVVEAPRAGWLSAQTLGLLAASAVLTLLFVCVEARSKAPLVPLRLLRSRGVSGGNLVVFLLGGSAFGMSYTLSQYGQGVLGYSPLRFGLYNVVMPVTAVIGSYAGQALVTRVGPRPVAVGGLTLVGVGSLLLAGVPVDGGFVRDLFPGLLVFGLGLGACAVAGSIAALTGVGERESGVASGINTAAFQIGGAFGVAVVSSVAVSYTSGADRLAALTAGYRAAFVACVVLAVVGTAVALVLLGRRRRPAGRSPARPGPDYPSTSKIPNPKP is encoded by the coding sequence ATGGGCGCCACGACACCAGAAGCCCGGTCTCTCACGACCCCCGGCCCCGCCCCCGATCCGCGCCGCTGGCGTGCCCTCGCCCTGCTCTGCGTGGCCGGGTTCATGGTCATCCTCGACGCACAGATCGTTGTCCTCGCGCTGCCCTCCATCGCCGACGGACTCGGGTTCACCGCGGCCGGCGCCCAGTGGGTGATGAGCGCCTATCTGCTCAGCTTCGGCGGGCTCCTGCTCCTCGGCGGACGGATCGCCGACCTGCTGGGCCGCCGCCGCGTCTTCATGACGGGCACCCTGCTCTTCGCGCTGTCCTCGCTGCTCTGCGGGTTCGCCTGGACGGCCGGCGTGCTGGTGGCCGCCCGTGCCGTGCAGGGCGTGTCGGCCGCCGTCATGGCACCCACCGCGCTATCCATCCTCCTGAACACCTTCGAAGAGGGGACCGAGCGCAACAAGGCCCTCGCCCTCTGGTCCGGCAGCGGCGGCTTCGGCGCCACGGCGGCGCTGCTCATCGGCGGCCCGCTCACCGACGTCCTCGGCTGGGAGTGGGTGTTCTTCCTGAACGTGCCTGTGGCGCTGGTGCTGCTCGCCCTGAGCCCGGTACTGCTGCGCGAGAGCCGCACCGAGGCACGGACCCGCTCGTACGATCCGGCCGGCGCCCTGGCCGTCACGGCGGCGCTCCTCGCCTGTGTCTACGCCGTCGTCGAGGCGCCCCGGGCAGGATGGCTGTCGGCGCAGACGCTCGGCCTGCTGGCCGCCTCCGCCGTACTGACGCTGCTGTTCGTGTGTGTCGAGGCCCGGTCGAAGGCGCCTCTCGTACCGTTGCGACTGCTGCGCTCCCGTGGGGTGAGCGGCGGGAACCTCGTGGTGTTCCTGCTCGGCGGCAGCGCCTTCGGGATGTCGTACACGCTCTCCCAGTACGGGCAGGGCGTTCTCGGCTACTCGCCGCTGCGCTTCGGCCTCTACAACGTCGTGATGCCGGTGACGGCCGTGATCGGCTCGTACGCCGGACAGGCCCTGGTCACCCGTGTCGGCCCGCGTCCGGTCGCGGTCGGCGGGCTCACGCTGGTCGGCGTGGGCAGCCTGCTGCTGGCCGGGGTGCCGGTGGACGGCGGGTTCGTGCGCGACCTGTTCCCCGGGCTGCTGGTCTTCGGGCTGGGGCTCGGTGCCTGCGCGGTCGCCGGTTCCATCGCCGCGCTGACCGGAGTGGGGGAGCGGGAGTCGGGGGTGGCCTCCGGGATCAACACCGCGGCCTTCCAGATCGGGGGTGCCTTCGGCGTCGCCGTCGTCTCCTCGGTCGCGGTGTCGTACACGAGCGGGGCAGACCGGCTCGCCGCCCTCACCGCGGGCTACCGGGCCGCGTTCGTCGCGTGTGTCGTCCTCGCGGTGGTCGGGACGGCCGTCGCACTCGTCCTCCTCGGCCGGAGGCGACGGCCTGCCGGGCGCAGCCCTGCCCGACCGGGGCCGGACTACCCGAGCACGTCGAAGATCCCGAACCCGAAGCCCTGA
- a CDS encoding class I SAM-dependent methyltransferase, which produces MFTPQGPTFRELAVQALSSVEHGYDLLAPKFDHTPFRTPDSVLRSVARALRRIGPFESGLDLCCGTGAGMDVLRSVCREQVTGVDISIGMLAVARERAARPGGPPTAWVRGDARALPFGPAFDLVVSFGAFGHFLPRELPGLFAQVHFVLRPGGRFAFPIGAPARPGSRGYWALLGFDAAMRVRNAVWRPPFVMYYREFRLDDVRRELVRAGFSVELYALPEFGRRSEGSPRCRMVVATKPG; this is translated from the coding sequence ATGTTCACCCCGCAAGGCCCCACGTTCCGCGAACTCGCCGTACAGGCGCTGTCGTCCGTCGAGCACGGCTACGACCTCCTCGCACCGAAGTTCGACCACACCCCCTTCCGTACGCCGGACTCGGTACTGCGGTCCGTCGCGCGGGCACTCAGGAGGATCGGTCCGTTCGAGAGCGGACTCGACCTGTGCTGCGGCACCGGCGCGGGCATGGACGTGCTGCGGTCGGTGTGCCGGGAGCAGGTCACCGGCGTCGACATCAGCATCGGCATGCTCGCCGTGGCCCGGGAACGGGCGGCACGCCCCGGCGGGCCGCCGACCGCCTGGGTACGCGGCGACGCCCGCGCCCTGCCGTTCGGCCCGGCCTTCGACCTGGTGGTGAGCTTCGGGGCGTTCGGGCACTTCCTGCCCAGGGAACTGCCGGGGCTGTTCGCGCAGGTCCACTTCGTGCTCCGGCCCGGCGGACGGTTCGCCTTCCCGATCGGTGCCCCCGCCCGCCCCGGCTCACGCGGCTACTGGGCCCTGCTCGGCTTCGACGCGGCGATGCGCGTTCGGAACGCCGTGTGGCGTCCCCCGTTCGTCATGTACTACCGGGAGTTCCGCCTCGACGACGTACGACGGGAACTCGTCCGCGCCGGTTTCTCGGTGGAGCTGTACGCCCTCCCCGAGTTCGGGCGCAGGAGTGAAGGCAGCCCCCGCTGCCGGATGGTGGTGGCGACGAAGCCGGGGTAG